A genomic region of Candidatus Paceibacterota bacterium contains the following coding sequences:
- a CDS encoding DUF192 domain-containing protein has translation MNGRSEAIRRLILLIALVAFLVLSGLALKKSLFDNAKETASQIYERTGGVLGEPKSGAETINVLIADDDAKRTLGLGGRKSLPDDSVMLFIFPKPDSYGIWMKDMKFPIDIFWLDENFSVIDEKINVATSTYPEIFYPNSKASFVLEGNAGFAEKRGIRVGSVLKFLK, from the coding sequence ATGAATGGTAGAAGTGAAGCAATAAGAAGATTGATTTTGTTGATAGCCCTCGTGGCTTTTCTGGTGCTTTCTGGGCTGGCTCTCAAAAAAAGCTTATTTGATAACGCCAAAGAGACGGCCAGTCAGATTTATGAACGCACCGGTGGGGTTTTAGGTGAGCCGAAAAGTGGCGCCGAGACCATCAATGTTCTGATTGCCGATGATGACGCCAAGAGAACCTTAGGTCTGGGTGGTCGCAAGTCTTTGCCGGATGACTCGGTGATGCTTTTTATTTTTCCCAAACCGGATTCGTACGGGATTTGGATGAAAGATATGAAATTTCCGATTGATATTTTTTGGTTAGATGAAAATTTTTCTGTAATTGATGAAAAAATCAATGTCGCGACTTCAACCTATCCGGAAATTTTCTATCCAAACTCAAAAGCGAGCTTCGTGCTTGAAGGAAATGCCGGTTTTGCCGAAAAACGGGGGATTCGAGTTGGTAGTGTTCTGAAATTTTTGAAATAG
- a CDS encoding tetratricopeptide repeat protein encodes MTTIKINTPGSTPVASSSRPLPSPKSSFLEKISYLLIIAASVLSLLVLAPLPFVSQNSLKVSLVAWLVALAFCLWIVARLKDGVLVTFKHPIFWAFGVLALVYLVSTFASSAFLTSFIGLGNETETFAFVLILIILSMLTAFLFRRPERMFYFYGSIFTVFILVSIFQFIRLAEIVFNFSLIKLSFLSTITVNTIGSWFDFGVFFGLVAVVLLSTIEMFKLKHFAKILVALAILVALFFLALVDFALVWWCIGIFALMLLVYSISFGGGALSFRSSEATPLGAEVATVKTPKISLPRRIPIIPLLVMVITLVFIIGGKPIAGALADRFSIKSLDVRPTMMATLSLAKSSAGASQFFGVGPNRFFSAWVLNKPAEVNQTAFWNSDFNSGYGLIPTAMVTVGAIGTLAWLFFLLVFVYLGYSVLSLPIGNQLNRYLTVSSFFGSLYLLVILIAYTPGVSIVTLAFIFFGLFVASASREGAISIGAVSLVEKPKSSFAYVFVLVLVFIATIALGYLYAERFASSIYFNQGITAFGGGDFDQAESGVAKAVALSRNDLYYRSLADVYLGKMNNLVSGKKVTGEELRTRFQALLGQAEAVALEAVKLDQGNYQNWLYLGRIYETIMPTNIANAYENAKSAYNQALTLNPNSPMVMAFLGRLELGRGNRSEARDFLNKALLAKPDYSDAQSLLNQLR; translated from the coding sequence ATGACAACTATAAAAATTAATACTCCTGGCTCGACTCCGGTAGCGAGCTCGAGTCGTCCTCTACCTTCGCCGAAGTCTTCATTTTTGGAGAAGATTTCTTATCTTCTGATTATTGCCGCTTCGGTTTTGAGTTTGTTGGTCCTAGCACCTCTGCCTTTTGTCTCCCAAAACTCTCTTAAGGTTAGTCTGGTCGCTTGGCTAGTTGCCCTGGCTTTTTGTCTTTGGATTGTCGCCAGACTCAAAGATGGCGTGTTGGTGACTTTCAAGCACCCGATTTTCTGGGCCTTCGGGGTTTTGGCGCTGGTCTATCTGGTCTCTACTTTCGCCTCGTCGGCCTTCCTAACTTCTTTTATCGGATTGGGGAATGAAACCGAAACTTTTGCTTTCGTTTTGATTCTTATAATTCTCTCGATGCTCACCGCCTTTTTGTTCCGTCGACCAGAGCGCATGTTTTACTTTTACGGCTCGATTTTCACCGTTTTTATTTTGGTATCTATTTTCCAATTTATCCGTTTGGCGGAAATTGTTTTCAACTTCAGTTTAATTAAGCTGTCTTTCCTTAGTACCATTACCGTAAATACCATCGGCTCATGGTTCGACTTCGGAGTCTTCTTTGGTTTGGTGGCGGTAGTCTTGCTCTCAACTATCGAAATGTTTAAGCTAAAACACTTCGCTAAGATTTTGGTAGCACTCGCCATCTTAGTCGCCTTGTTCTTCTTGGCCCTGGTTGATTTCGCTTTAGTTTGGTGGTGCATCGGTATTTTTGCCTTAATGCTTCTGGTTTACAGCATTTCCTTTGGTGGCGGAGCGCTCTCGTTTCGATCGTCTGAAGCCACGCCTCTCGGGGCCGAGGTGGCTACGGTCAAGACTCCGAAGATAAGCTTGCCGAGGCGGATTCCGATTATCCCGCTTTTGGTAATGGTGATAACCTTGGTTTTTATTATTGGCGGCAAGCCGATTGCCGGCGCCTTGGCCGATCGTTTCAGTATTAAAAGTCTGGATGTTAGGCCAACGATGATGGCTACTTTGTCACTTGCCAAGTCCAGTGCAGGAGCCAGCCAATTTTTCGGTGTCGGTCCAAACCGATTTTTCTCAGCCTGGGTTTTGAACAAGCCGGCTGAAGTCAATCAGACTGCTTTTTGGAATAGCGACTTTAATTCTGGCTACGGCTTGATCCCGACTGCCATGGTGACGGTTGGCGCTATCGGTACTTTGGCTTGGCTGTTCTTCTTGCTGGTCTTTGTTTATCTCGGTTATTCGGTTTTGAGTTTACCAATTGGTAATCAACTTAATCGCTATCTCACGGTTTCGTCATTTTTCGGTTCGCTTTACTTGCTGGTGATCTTGATTGCTTACACACCGGGGGTTTCGATTGTGACTTTGGCCTTTATCTTCTTCGGTCTGTTTGTTGCCTCAGCCTCGCGTGAGGGCGCAATCTCGATTGGTGCAGTCTCTTTGGTGGAGAAGCCGAAATCGAGCTTTGCTTATGTCTTTGTTTTGGTTTTGGTTTTTATCGCCACGATCGCTTTGGGCTATCTTTATGCCGAACGATTTGCTTCCTCGATTTATTTCAATCAGGGTATCACGGCCTTTGGTGGCGGAGACTTTGATCAAGCTGAAAGTGGAGTCGCTAAAGCGGTGGCCTTGAGCCGAAACGATCTTTACTACCGATCGCTGGCCGATGTTTATTTGGGCAAAATGAATAATTTGGTGTCTGGCAAAAAAGTCACCGGTGAAGAGTTGAGGACACGATTCCAAGCTCTGCTGGGCCAGGCGGAGGCCGTGGCGCTTGAGGCGGTGAAGCTTGACCAGGGTAATTATCAAAACTGGCTGTATTTGGGAAGAATTTATGAGACGATTATGCCGACCAATATTGCGAATGCTTATGAGAATGCCAAGTCTGCTTACAATCAAGCTTTGACCCTAAATCCGAATAGTCCGATGGTCATGGCCTTCCTGGGTCGCCTTGAACTTGGTCGTGGCAATCGCTCCGAGGCCAGAGATTTTCTTAACAAAGCTCTTCTGGCCAAGCCGGATTACTCTGACGCGCAATCGCTGTTAAATCAGTTAAGATAG
- a CDS encoding ATP cone domain-containing protein → MPKDKKDSSKEVVFIKTIQKRDGSVVPFELIRLVTAIHKAMLASGEGSEKEAELVANKVFADLVRIARKHKTFQPTVEGVQNTVETELMLSEYVKTAKAYILYRDKRAKLREKGFQVPAKVKKLAEESQNYFHNPLAEFVYYRSYSRWIDAEGRRETWIETVDRYLAFMKENVGKKFKDSEYKELREAILNQEAMPSMRLLQFAGNAARVSNVAAYNCSFIAPSKIEDFAEIMYISMCGTGVGFSVESQNIQALPQIKMQTGKMNKILTISDDKEGWADALTAGLRAWFNGEDIAFDYSQIRPAGERLKTMGGRASGPEPLRALLDFSREKIMRKQGRRLSNIDAHDIICKIGDCVVAGGVRRSALISLSDLDDELMRDSKKGQFYLTEPQRSIANNSAVYTHKPTNPEFLSEWVALMTSGSGERGIFNRGGLAKTLPERRIKALKGYLGGLGTNPCGEIILQSKQFCNLSEVVARSTDTEATLMKKVRLATMLGTYQSTLTNFKYLSSEWKEHCEAERLLGVSITGQWDSKAARDPKILEKLRKETIRVNQIFAKRFGVNASTCITCVKPSGTLSQLVDSSSGMHPRHAPYYIRRIRISATDSLFKMMKDQGMPFYPEVGQNLENATTYVFEFPVKAPEGSIYKDDLTALQQLEHWKVVKTKYTEHNPSVTISVGDDEWIAVANWLYQNWEIIGGLSFLPRDNHVYRLAPYETIDEKRYHEMLAKMPKIDFSKIMTYEKHDETEVKKELACVAGVCEIV, encoded by the coding sequence ATGCCAAAAGACAAAAAAGATTCGAGCAAAGAGGTCGTCTTTATCAAAACAATTCAGAAGCGCGACGGTTCCGTCGTGCCTTTCGAGCTGATTCGCCTTGTCACCGCCATTCATAAAGCGATGTTAGCTTCTGGTGAGGGTTCCGAGAAGGAAGCCGAACTCGTGGCCAACAAAGTTTTTGCTGATTTGGTGCGAATCGCCAGAAAGCACAAGACTTTTCAGCCGACCGTTGAAGGTGTTCAGAACACAGTCGAGACCGAACTGATGCTTTCGGAGTATGTAAAGACTGCCAAGGCCTACATTCTGTACCGAGACAAGCGCGCCAAACTCCGCGAAAAAGGTTTTCAGGTTCCAGCTAAAGTTAAAAAGTTGGCCGAGGAGAGTCAGAACTATTTCCACAACCCTTTGGCCGAGTTTGTTTACTACCGATCATACTCGCGTTGGATTGACGCTGAAGGGCGACGCGAAACTTGGATTGAAACTGTTGACCGCTACCTGGCCTTCATGAAGGAAAATGTTGGCAAGAAATTTAAGGACAGCGAATACAAAGAGTTGCGCGAAGCAATTTTGAATCAAGAGGCGATGCCGTCGATGCGACTGCTTCAGTTTGCCGGTAATGCGGCGCGAGTTTCGAATGTTGCCGCTTACAACTGTTCTTTCATCGCTCCTTCTAAGATTGAAGACTTCGCCGAGATTATGTATATCTCGATGTGTGGAACTGGTGTCGGTTTTTCTGTCGAGAGTCAGAATATTCAAGCTTTGCCACAAATTAAAATGCAGACCGGCAAGATGAATAAAATTTTAACTATTTCTGATGACAAAGAGGGTTGGGCCGATGCGCTTACTGCCGGACTCAGAGCTTGGTTTAACGGTGAAGATATTGCCTTTGATTATTCTCAAATCCGACCGGCTGGCGAAAGATTGAAGACGATGGGTGGCCGAGCCTCCGGACCGGAACCGTTGCGAGCACTTCTGGATTTTTCTCGCGAGAAGATTATGCGCAAGCAGGGCCGACGACTTTCCAACATCGATGCTCATGACATTATCTGCAAGATTGGCGATTGCGTGGTAGCCGGCGGAGTAAGACGAAGCGCTCTGATCTCGCTCTCTGACTTGGATGATGAATTGATGCGGGATTCTAAAAAGGGCCAATTCTATCTGACTGAACCACAAAGAAGCATCGCCAACAACTCGGCCGTTTATACTCATAAGCCGACCAACCCGGAATTTCTTTCTGAATGGGTGGCGCTCATGACTTCCGGCTCCGGCGAACGAGGTATCTTTAACCGAGGCGGTCTGGCTAAGACCCTGCCGGAAAGGCGAATTAAGGCCTTAAAGGGCTATTTGGGCGGCCTTGGCACCAATCCTTGCGGTGAAATTATTCTCCAAAGTAAGCAATTCTGTAATCTTTCCGAAGTTGTGGCCCGCTCTACCGATACCGAGGCGACTTTGATGAAGAAGGTGCGATTGGCAACAATGCTTGGCACCTATCAATCGACTTTGACCAACTTTAAGTATCTTTCAAGTGAATGGAAAGAGCACTGCGAAGCGGAGAGATTGCTCGGTGTCTCGATTACCGGCCAATGGGATTCCAAGGCGGCTCGTGACCCGAAGATTTTGGAGAAACTGCGCAAGGAGACCATTCGGGTCAATCAGATTTTTGCCAAGCGCTTTGGTGTCAATGCTTCGACCTGTATCACTTGCGTTAAACCTTCCGGCACACTTTCTCAATTGGTAGACTCTTCTTCGGGTATGCACCCGCGACATGCTCCTTACTACATTCGCCGAATTCGAATTTCTGCCACCGACTCGCTCTTTAAGATGATGAAGGACCAGGGCATGCCTTTCTATCCGGAAGTCGGCCAAAATCTTGAGAATGCCACGACTTATGTCTTCGAGTTCCCGGTCAAAGCTCCTGAAGGTTCGATTTATAAAGATGACCTCACTGCGCTTCAGCAGCTGGAGCATTGGAAGGTTGTGAAGACCAAGTACACCGAGCACAATCCGTCAGTCACGATTTCAGTTGGCGATGATGAGTGGATTGCCGTAGCCAACTGGCTCTATCAAAATTGGGAAATTATCGGTGGCTTGTCCTTCTTGCCCCGCGACAACCATGTCTACCGTTTGGCCCCGTACGAGACGATTGACGAGAAACGCTACCATGAAATGCTCGCCAAGATGCCAAAGATTGACTTCTCAAAAATTATGACTTATGAAAAGCATGATGAGACGGAGGTGAAAAAAGAATTGGCATGCGTAGCAGGAGTGTGTGAGATAGTCTAG
- a CDS encoding CYTH domain-containing protein yields MLELEKTYLIKYLPADFAQAPTKEVIDIYYPISAKHAVLRLRKSGSEYEMTKKTDTGADKSQKLETTIPLDQAEYEAIAQAPGKKVRKIRYYYPYEGLTAEVDVFQDELAGLIEVDFEFETATELKKFAMPDFCLVEVTDEDFLAGGMLCGKSYRDIEKELGRLKYKKIV; encoded by the coding sequence ATGCTCGAACTTGAAAAAACCTATTTAATCAAGTATTTGCCGGCTGATTTTGCCCAAGCTCCAACGAAGGAGGTTATTGATATCTACTATCCTATTTCCGCCAAACATGCGGTCTTGCGTTTGAGGAAGAGCGGTTCCGAGTACGAAATGACCAAAAAGACCGATACCGGGGCGGATAAATCGCAGAAACTGGAGACAACCATTCCTTTAGATCAGGCCGAATACGAGGCGATTGCCCAAGCGCCCGGCAAAAAAGTCAGAAAGATTAGATACTATTATCCTTACGAGGGACTCACTGCCGAGGTTGATGTGTTTCAGGATGAGCTTGCGGGTTTGATCGAAGTTGATTTTGAGTTTGAGACTGCGACCGAGCTCAAAAAATTCGCTATGCCGGACTTTTGTCTGGTCGAGGTGACTGATGAAGATTTTCTCGCTGGCGGGATGCTTTGCGGGAAAAGCTATCGAGATATTGAAAAGGAACTCGGAAGGCTGAAGTACAAGAAAATTGTATAA
- the msrB gene encoding peptide-methionine (R)-S-oxide reductase MsrB: MGKDFKKTEEDLKKELPVDLYRVAREKGTELPFTGKLLHNREKGFYTCAVCGAKLFSSDAKFDSGTGWPSFDQPMNLKNVELREDESDGMSRTEVICKKCGSHLGHVFNDGPTKTGERYCINSVCLGFEKDNQEKI, encoded by the coding sequence ATGGGGAAGGATTTTAAAAAAACTGAAGAAGATTTAAAGAAAGAATTACCGGTCGACTTGTATCGAGTGGCACGCGAGAAGGGAACCGAGCTGCCTTTCACTGGAAAACTTTTGCACAACAGAGAAAAAGGATTTTACACTTGCGCGGTTTGTGGTGCGAAACTTTTTTCTTCGGATGCGAAATTTGACTCCGGCACGGGTTGGCCAAGTTTTGACCAGCCGATGAATTTAAAAAATGTTGAACTAAGAGAAGATGAAAGTGATGGCATGTCACGCACTGAAGTAATTTGTAAAAAATGCGGTTCACATCTTGGTCATGTTTTTAATGACGGCCCGACTAAAACCGGCGAGAGGTACTGCATCAACTCGGTTTGTCTTGGTTTTGAGAAAGATAATCAGGAAAAAATATGA